The following are encoded together in the Argopecten irradians isolate NY chromosome 5, Ai_NY, whole genome shotgun sequence genome:
- the LOC138323398 gene encoding uncharacterized protein, translating into MLWTSVITVVVSAAVAQDFHFDLTHGVGSRPSRDRLYGSQRPMQHRNYQGTHGINMHNPHAQDTSYGMSRTRKVIQKHVVDTGYVAPKLVETGYIQPKLVSPVDSGYVKPNDPLDTGFLESVPHQRMGSGYVKPRLIDPLDPYAKQKVGNPLGADYVGPKILGPGDLGYKAPKTTKRKQVDPLHLGPLDYVEPVNKGFIKSKLVGPLDPTYIQPKVPLGADYVGPKIPGPGDLGYVAPKLPKRKLIDPRQVSIDAGYVKGVDTGYVKPKLVDPLDEAYVSSKPLAPIDSGYVDPKMPIGAAYVKPKITDPLDPGYVGNKVLGPGDKGYVDPSPFGGSPKGMIIDPINGHGRQGPIGPGISTRDFVAVEDPTVPVSRDVLGEPSWDGLPPRSLDQGIFPEQRMLPSDIPQQRQILPRNDISLTEDILQSRQHMLSRPSKIISPPTDKKIDKKKIVKSDAEKRRYYQRLRGYQG; encoded by the exons ATGTTGTGGACCAGTGTGATTACTGTAGTAGTTAGTGCTGCTGTAGCCCAGGACT TTCACTTCGACCTTACGCATGGCGTAGGTTCTAGACCTTCGCGGGACCGTTTATATGGTTCCCAAAGACCAATGCAGCATAGGAATTACCAGGGAACACATGGGATCAACATGCATAACCCCCACGCACAAGATACTTCGTACGGAATGTCACGGACAAGAAAGGTTATACAAAAACATGTGGTAGATACTGGATATGTAGCGCCAAAACTTGTTGAAACTGGATACATTCAACCTAAACTTGTTAGTCCAGTGGATTCAGGGTATGTGAAACCAAACGATCCGTTGGACACAGGATTCCTGGAATCTGTTCCTCATCAGCGAATGGGTTCTGGTTACGTTAAGCCTAGACTCATAGATCCTCTTGATCCATATGCTAAACAAAAAGTTGGGAATCCATTAGGTGCAGACTACGTTGGACCGAAAATACTTGGACCCGGTGATCTGGGATATAAAGCACCCAAAACAACGAAGAGAAAGCAAGTTGATCCACTTCATCTAGGTCCATTAGATTATGTGGAACCTGTGAACAAAGGCTTCATTAAGTCAAAGCTTGTAGGTCCCCTTGACCCAACCTATATTCAGCCGAAAGTACCACTCGGCGCAGACTATGTTGGACCCAAAATACCAGGACCCGGCGACCTTGGATATGTAGCTCCAAAACTGCCGAAAAGAAAACTGATCGATCCCCGTCAAGTTTCTATAGATGCTGGATACGTAAAAGGTGTAGACACAGGATATGTAAAGCCAAAACTTGTTGATCCGTTAGACGAAGCATATGTGTCATCCAAGCCTCTCGCTCCAATTGACAGTGGTTATGTAGACCCAAAAATGCCTATTGGCGCAGCATATGTCAAACCTAAGATAACCGATCCCCTAGACCCCGGATATGTGGGGAACAAAGTACTAGGCCCCGGTGACAAAGGGTATGTTGATCCTAGTCCATTCGGTGGGTCACCTAAAGGAATGATCATTGATCCAATTAATGGACATGGACGTCAGGGGCCAATAGGACCAGGCATCAGTACACGTGATTTTGTGGCCGTGGAAGACCCAACTGTACCTGTCAGTCGGGATGTCTTAGGGGAGCCTTCATGGGATGGTTTACCACCGAGGTCGTTAGATCAGGGCATCTTCCCTGAGCAGCGAATGTTACCATCTGATATACCACAGCAACGACAAATACTACCCAGAAATGATATATCGCTAACTGAAGACATTTTGCAGAGCCGGCAACATATGCTTTCAAGACCATCAAAAATCATATCGCCACCAACAGATAAGAAAATAGATAAGAAAAAGATAGTAAAAAGTG ACGCAGAAAAACGAAGATACTACCAAAGATTACGTGGCTATCAAGGC TGA
- the LOC138323397 gene encoding calphotin-like → MKKIILISLILGTALAQLQGERKRIANLRRRQELINLSEQELNNGGFLPSGSSRIPERFRGLEPSFESFTGGRRFRNASPARRRSYLQSLSAKLLRTNRKGSRKGRRTYTSAIKRPRFTPDLQDILPRRTPSYSPTARGVNPSPRIPSTVLGFGNFLPTNLNDFIERTNPVNDRSYVTPRKPSLIAEPLPLPLPMGPNHISTKDPVPSLKVKPDYITPKEIVDPLPLPTEPGYVEPKVPAGPVPLPPKPDYIAQKEPVPLSNEPGYVAPNELADSLPLSPKSDYVVPKKQVDPIMPSPKADYVAPKELIDPIMPSPKADYVAPKELIDPIMPLTKADYVEPKDAVDHLPLPTDPGYVAPKKIVDPILPSPKADYVAPKELIDPIMPSPKADYVAPKELIDPIMPSPKADYVKPKELIDPIIPLPKEDYVAPKNVVDLLPLPHNSGYVEPKEIVDPILTSPNSDYVAPKNAIDSVPVTIKSDYVAPKGPIDPISHGPDSLPLLPKTADYVPTGDLDIQNTPDLVAPLPSLPKLPFEPLDPLNIPQLPIPADNSNFEQSLPNLSGPLGPIIEPIHGLPMDPLGQFELPTLPGKDANYAGSNKQGPLDGAPLQIPVFPGEPIVAKDPNYVEPSVPGADTPFGALPLGPFDPINTGVPSNDPNYVDPLSMTPIDPLGPLTPLAPIDVLDNTDVLSPNKPGYVPPIEPLGVDPTGELFADPFSSSFNSPFTADAFMEPLVPTGGIVGKPLTSSKTSSKQFALDKGLPSPAQGLVSGDQAIVDPPFTPTEPEYVEPPVQVSAGKKDVSKPVLPKETIPSVLPSNVMGLLDLPQDPFGEPLGVLPPGSLPPFDVGSMPFPDLPALPGSPDAGLGAGVNDPSLPPEGYAPEPDLPESQLFDGTLPPMPDLPPTAGDVVMPDQLSMAEINDAARREYAKLDNAFDQRWDNPNVRNSDLYVKARPVDAKDVRPAKISTLFDFLPGGFGSDILTNSVDRVSDRTRGLIEAARRKKQGYTSKYDALRSYEG, encoded by the exons ATGAAGAAGATAATACTCATTTCGTTAATACTAGGGACGGCACTTGCTCAACTGCAGGGAGAGAGGAAGAGGATAg CTAATTTACGGAGACGACAGGAACTTATAAATCTCTCGGAGCAAGAACTAAATAATGGAGGGTTTCTTCCATCGGGTTCGTCCCGTATTCCAGAGAGATTTCGTGGCCTAGAACCTTCATTTGAATCATTTACTGGAGGACGACGATTTCGGAATGCTTCCCCGGCTAGACGTCGCAGTTATCTTCAATCTTTAAGTGCTAAGCTTCTTAGAACAAATAGAAAAGGATCCCGAAAAGGAAGAAGAACATATACGTCAGCTATTAAAAGGCCCAGATTTACGCCGGATTTACAAGACATTCTTCCTAGACGAACGCCAAGTTATTCACCAACAGCACGTGGAGTTAACCCTTCCCCACGGATACCATCAACCGTTCTCGGTTTTGGTAATTTTCTACCAACcaatttaaatgatttcattgAGAGAACAAACCCAGTAAACGATAGAAGTTATGTCACACCACGCAAGCCTTCTCTCATTGCCGAACCTCTTCCACTGCCACTACCGATGGGACCAAATCATATTTCAACAAAAGATCCAGTACCATCCCTGAAGGTCAAGCCAGACTATATAACACCAAAAGAAATTGTCGATCCTCTTCCTTTGCCAACAGAGCCAGGTTATGTAGAACCAAAAGTACCGGCAGGACCAGTTCCATTACCACCCAAACCTGATTATATAGCACAAAAGGAACCAGTTCCTCTGTCGAACGAGCCTGGTTACGTAGCACCGAATGAACTAGCCGATTCCCTCCCTCTATCACCCAAATCGGACTATGTTGTGCCAAAGAAACAAGTTGATCCCATCATGCCATCACCTAAAGCAGACTATGTAGCACCAAAAGAACTAATAGACCCCATCATGCCATCACCCAAAGCAGACTATGTAGCACCAAAAGAACTAATAGACCCCATCATGCCATTAACAAAAGCAGATTATGTTGAGCCAAAGGATGCAGTTGATCACCTTCCTTTGCCGACAGATCCTGGATATGTAGCGCCAAAGAAAATTGTTGACCCCATCCTGCCATCACCCAAAGCAGACTATGTAGCGCCAAAAGAACTAATAGACCCCATCATGCCATCACCCAAAGCAGACTATGTAGCACCAAAAGAACTAATAGACCCCATCATGCCATCACCCAAAGCAGATTATGTTAAGCCAAAAGAACTAATTGATCCCATCATTCCATTACCAAAAGAAGACTATGTTGCGCCAAAGAACGTAGTTGATCTTTTGCCTTTGCCGCATAATTCTGGCTATGTAGAGCCAAAGGAAATAGTTGACCCCATCCTTACATCACCTAATTCAGATTATGTTGCGCCAAAGAATGCAATTGATTCCGTTCCTGTTACGATAAAGTCTGACTATGTAGCACCGAAGGGACCAATTGATCCCATTTCACATGGGCCAGATTCTCTTCCTCTGCTACCAAAAACCGCCGATTATGTTCCAACAGGTGATTTGGATATCCAAAATACACCAGATTTAGTCGCCCCGTTACCATCTCTACCTAAACTCCCATTTGAGCCCCTTGATCCACTTAACATTCCACAATTACCAATTCCAGCTGACAATTCGAATTTTGAACAAAGCCTTCCTAATCTGTCCGGTCCTCTTGGTCCTATCATTGAACCCATTCATGGGTTACCCATGGATCCATTAGGTCAATTTGAGCTACCCACTTTGCCCGGCAAGGATGCTAATTATGCTGGCTCTAACAAGCAGGGTCCACTAGATGGCGCGCCATTGCAGATCCCTGTGTTCCCTGGTGAACCAATTGTTGCCAAGGATCCTAATTATGTCGAACCGTCTGTGCCAGGTGCTGATACCCCTTTCGGTGCTCTGCCATTAGGTCCTTTTGATCCAATCAATACTGGTGTTCCATCAAATGACCCAAATTATGTCGACCCTTTATCGATGACCCCAATAGATCCCTTGGGTCCGTTAACCCCACTGGCTCCTATTGACGTTTTAGATAATACCGATGTTTTATCGCCTAATAAGCCGGGTTATGTCCCGCCCATCGAACCTCTGGGTGTCGATCCTACTGGTGAACTATTTGCAGACCCGTTCAGTTCTAGTTTTAACAGTCCCTTCACTGCTGATGCTTTTATGGAACCTTTAGTGCCTACAGGTGGGATAGTTGGTAAGCCGCTGACTTCTTCCAAAACGTCGTCGAAGCAGTTTGCCCTTGACAAAGGTTTGCCATCTCCTGCCCAAGGACTAGTTAGTGGAGATCAAGCTATAGTTGACCCACCTTTCACACCTACGGAACCAGAATATGTTGAACCACCCGTACAAGTTTCAGCCGGTAAAAAGGATGTTTCGAAACCAGTGCTGCCAAAAGAAACAATACCAAGCGTGTTACCTTCAAATGTGATGGGTCTCTTAGATTTACCACAGGATCCATTTGGTGAACCCTTAGGAGTACTTCCACCTGGCAGTCTGCCGCCATTTGATGTGGGTTCTATGCCCTTTCCAGATCTCCCTGCactaccag GGTCACCTGATGCGGGACTAGGTGCCGGAGTTAACGATCCGTCACTTCCTCCTGAAGGTTATGCACCAGAACCGGATCTTCCGGAATCCCAATTGTTTGACGGAACTCTTCCACCAATGCCGGACCTGCCACCTACAGCGGGGGATGTCGTAATGCCAGACCAGCTATCAATGGCAGAGATCAATGACGCAGCAAGAAGAGAATATGCCAAACTAGACAATGCATTTGATCAAAGATGGGATAATCCTAACGTACGAAATTCAGATTTGTATGTAAAAGCGAGGCCAGTAGATGCTAAAGATGTACGGCCagctaaaataagtacattgttTGACTTCTTGCCAGGAGGCTTTGGTTCCGACATCCTTACGAACAGCGTGGATAGAGTGAGTGACAGAACAAGAGGCCTTATAGAGGCCGCACGGAGAAAGAAACAAG GATACACGTCGAAGTACGATGCTCTGCGATCATACGAAGGA TAA